The following are encoded together in the Lathyrus oleraceus cultivar Zhongwan6 chromosome 3, CAAS_Psat_ZW6_1.0, whole genome shotgun sequence genome:
- the LOC127130078 gene encoding uncharacterized protein LOC127130078 translates to MSRECPHNKNQMHGRSTGRVYTLDARKAKRNNALIAGTCLVNNHPCFVLFDCGATHSFVSIRCMKRLGLQAILLSLPMVVTTAMDDVVETPLICENCSLSVNGRIFHIDLIYLPLKKVDVVLGMDWLSANSVFIGCEEKLITIPSSEATPKDVLTTILEGTVGMVNILFENEKSVLLVLTKESSDNLSVTQIPVVCEFPEVFPEDVTSLPPEREVEFSIDLILGTAPISVSLYRIVPLDLRELKNQL, encoded by the coding sequence ATGTCTAGGGAATGTCCTCATAATAAGAATCAGATGCATGGGAGGAGCACTGGTCGAGTTTATACTTTGGATGCAAGGAAGGCTAAGAGAAACAATGCCTTAATTGCTGGTACGTGTCTCGTCAATAATCATCCTTGTTTTGTATTGTTTGATTGTGGGGCGACACACTCTTTTGTATCAATTAGGTGCATGAAGCGTCTTGGCTTACAAGCAATTCTCTTGTCTCTTCCTATGGTGGTTACTACCGCCATGGATGATGTGGTTGAGACACcgttgatttgtgaaaattgttcgCTCTCGGTGAATGGTAGAATTTTCCACATTGATCTTATTTATTTACCACTTAAGAAGGTTGATGTAGTTTTAGGGATGGATTGGCTTTCCGCCAATTCGGTGTTTATTGGATGTGAAGAGAAGTTGATTACCATTCCATCTAGTGAAGCTACTCCAAAAGATGTATTGACTACTATCTTGGAAGGTACGGTTGGCATGGTTAATATATTATTTGAGAATGAAAAGTCAGTTCTCTTGGTTCTTACCAAGGAATCTAGCGATAATCTGAGTGTTACGCAAATCCCTGTTGTTTGCGAATTTCCGGAAGTTTTCCCTGAGGATGTCACCTCTCTTCCTCCTGAAAGGGAAGTGGAATTCTCTATTGATCTGATACTTGGGACGGCTCCAATTTCCGTTTCTCTGTATCGTATAGTGCCACTAGACTTGAGAGAGTTGAAGAATCAATTGTAA
- the LOC127130079 gene encoding uncharacterized protein LOC127130079 codes for MADRRRGRGRPRTHNSDFEPPSGSEGFQWPQFMQQMQQQQQQNQFMQQMMQQWNGGFHPQGVPQEVAGGSFRDFFHMNPPEFHGGLNHVKAQEWITNMERIFHIVHCSEENKVVFASHMMKGPAVRWWENASTLMTNQGIPRDLEHFKTIFLHKYFPSSLRTHKEFEFQQLRQGTMSVAAYAEKFEDMTAYSRQAAHAPDERWKIDQFLFGLRGEISHSVSQREFTSYAELLRQCYVAENSLKKVQEEMGQYRSGQRDQGRPGSQFRPRSQAFKGKQVQHARPNQPPQCQVCKKSHFGRCVGSGVK; via the coding sequence ATGGCTGATAGACGCAGAGGTCGTGGTAGACCCAGAACCCATAATTCAGACTTTGAACCGCCAAGTGGTAGTGAAGGTTTTCAATGGCCTCAATTTATGcaacagatgcaacaacaacaacaacagaatCAATTCATGCAACAGATGATGCAACAGTGGAATGGTGGTTTTCATCCTCAGGGGGTTCCACAAGAAGTCGCAGGTGGTAGTTTCCGAGATTTCTTCCACATGAATCCTCCCGAATTCCATGGTGGGTTGAATCATGTGAAAGCTCAGGAGTGGATAACCAACATGGAAAGGATTTTTCATATAGTGCATTGTAGTGAAGAGAATAAGGTTGTGTTTGCTTCTCACATGATGAAGGGTCCAGCTGTGAGATGGTGGGAGAATGCTTCGACTCTTATGACCAATCAAGGAATACCTAGGGATTTGGAGCATTTTAAGACTATTTTCCTGCATAAGTATTTTCCGAGTTCTTTGAGGACACATAAAGAGTTTGAGTTTCAGCAGCTTAGACAGGGTACTATGTCAGTAGCTGCGTATGCTGAGAAGTTCGAAGATATGACTGCTTATTCTAGACAAGCCGCGCACGCACCTGATGAGAGGTGGAAGATTGATCAGTTTCTTTTTGGACTAAGGGGTGAAATTTCTCATAGTGTATCTCAAAGGGAATTCACTTCTTATGCTGAATTGTTAAGGCAATGCTATGTGGCTGAGAACAGTTTGAAGAAAGTGCAAGAAGAAATGGGTCAGTATAGGAGTGGGCAGAGAGACCAAGGGAGGCCAGGTAGCCAGTTTAGGCCTAGATCTCAGGCTTTTAAAGGAAAACAGGTGCAACATGCAAGACCTAACCAACCTCCTCAATGTCAAGTGTGTAAGAAGTCTCATTTTGGAAGATGTGTTGGAAGTGGAGTTAAGTGA